From Vibrio fortis, a single genomic window includes:
- a CDS encoding LysR family transcriptional regulator has protein sequence MDYLHLSRVSLKHLTVLHVMLNTHSVTQTAEQLYVTPSSVSKTLSQLREIIDDELFYRDGTKLIPTPFALQIAPTVHAILSSMNGLLHQKTFVPETYKGSFTLSMRESTFEVFSPTISQITTQLAPNAALKVYSKQQFGFDSLLSGKVNAILLPHDISQPPTENKELVWKTILADEMVCLMGADHPLADATLTIEDYLSYKHIGIFDNELSQPFFEQNLAQCHKPRDVAISVADFGSAAVLCHQTPYLFTCSKLWSQKALQAKGLIAKPLPFDYGKVAYSLVWNRPNMNDQAMKWLCDQFITPEKPL, from the coding sequence ATGGATTATCTCCACCTATCGCGCGTTAGCCTTAAACACCTTACTGTTCTTCACGTTATGCTCAATACTCATAGCGTGACCCAAACTGCGGAACAGTTGTATGTAACGCCATCCAGCGTCAGTAAAACGCTCTCTCAACTTAGGGAAATCATTGATGATGAGCTTTTCTACCGTGACGGTACTAAGCTCATCCCTACTCCATTTGCGCTTCAAATCGCGCCAACCGTACACGCCATTCTATCGAGCATGAACGGTCTTCTACATCAAAAGACCTTCGTTCCAGAGACTTACAAAGGCAGTTTCACCTTATCGATGCGCGAAAGTACCTTTGAGGTGTTTTCGCCAACCATCAGTCAGATAACCACTCAGTTAGCTCCTAACGCAGCGCTAAAGGTGTACTCGAAGCAACAGTTCGGCTTTGACTCGCTTTTGAGCGGTAAAGTGAATGCCATTTTATTGCCACACGATATTTCTCAGCCGCCGACAGAAAACAAAGAGTTGGTTTGGAAGACAATATTGGCGGATGAGATGGTGTGTTTGATGGGAGCGGATCACCCACTCGCTGACGCGACGCTGACTATTGAAGACTACTTAAGCTATAAACACATCGGGATCTTTGATAATGAACTGTCTCAACCTTTCTTTGAGCAGAATTTAGCCCAATGCCACAAACCACGTGACGTCGCTATTTCGGTTGCTGACTTTGGCTCAGCCGCCGTGCTTTGCCATCAAACGCCATACTTGTTTACCTGTTCAAAGTTATGGTCACAGAAAGCCCTACAAGCCAAAGGGCTCATCGCGAAGCCATTGCCTTTCGATTATGGGAAAGTCGCGTACAGCTTGGTATGGAATCGACCAAACATGAATGACCAAGCAATGAAATGGCTATGTGATCAGTTCATCACGCCAGAGAAACCGCTTTGA
- a CDS encoding YjjW family glycine radical enzyme activase — protein sequence MTQMARVNKNIKAEKQAKVSRVLTFSCVDGPGNRLVLFLQGCNFDCITCHNPHTINHCNHCGDCVPECPSEALTKNSDSGLVTWHPEKCTHCDKCIDVCSHKSSPKISLMTVSDVLEIARDNQFFLSGITISGGEATMQLPFIIELFKAIKADPELCYLTCFIDSNGSLSQEGWNKVLPYLDGAMIDLKSWQNETHQWLVGRENHRVLSSISFLAEHQKLHEVRLLHIPGKSDLDTEVEQVGRYLNSLPESVAIRLNAFQHHGVIGEALEWSKCTKQQMNEFHDQLFAYVQRPMLTPQVYT from the coding sequence ATGACTCAAATGGCTAGGGTTAATAAAAATATAAAGGCAGAAAAACAAGCGAAGGTCAGCCGTGTGCTGACCTTCTCTTGTGTTGATGGGCCAGGAAATCGCTTGGTTCTGTTTCTACAGGGTTGCAACTTTGACTGCATTACCTGTCACAACCCTCACACGATTAATCACTGCAACCATTGTGGTGATTGTGTTCCTGAATGCCCAAGTGAGGCGTTAACAAAAAATAGCGACTCTGGATTGGTGACTTGGCACCCTGAAAAGTGCACCCATTGTGATAAGTGTATTGATGTGTGTAGTCATAAGTCGAGTCCGAAGATATCACTGATGACAGTGTCTGATGTTCTTGAAATCGCGAGAGATAATCAGTTCTTCTTGAGTGGAATCACCATCTCAGGCGGTGAAGCGACAATGCAGCTGCCGTTTATTATCGAACTTTTCAAAGCGATCAAGGCAGACCCAGAGCTGTGCTACTTAACCTGTTTCATTGATAGCAATGGATCACTTTCTCAAGAAGGTTGGAACAAAGTGCTACCATACCTTGATGGTGCAATGATCGATCTTAAGTCATGGCAAAATGAAACCCACCAGTGGTTAGTTGGCCGCGAGAATCATCGCGTGCTCTCTTCAATTAGCTTCTTAGCGGAACACCAAAAGCTGCATGAAGTTCGCTTACTGCATATCCCTGGCAAAAGCGATTTAGATACAGAAGTCGAACAGGTAGGGCGTTACCTTAACTCATTGCCAGAAAGCGTTGCGATTCGTCTTAATGCGTTTCAGCATCATGGTGTGATAGGGGAAGCCTTGGAGTGGTCAAAATGCACTAAGCAGCAAATGAATGAGTTTCATGACCAGTTATTTGCTTATGTCCAGCGACCAATGCTGACGCCGCAAGTCTATACCTAA